A section of the Streptomyces sp. CG1 genome encodes:
- a CDS encoding chitinase — MDRARSALYARRPRSVLALLTAALLAVPGITALSSAARAADADLATNGGFESGLTGWTCTAGSGTTVNSPVHSGSSALQATPAGSDDAQCAQTVSVQPNSTYTLSGYVRGSYVYLGVNGTGSTDVSTWTQSAPDWQKLTTTFTTGADTAKVTIHTHGWYGTGAYYADDISLAGPDGTGTGTGQPPAAPAGLTVASVTSSSVALSWSPVTGATSYTVYRDGVKSQTLNSTSATATGLSASTAYSFQVTASNDAGESAKSAVVTATTGAGSGGGSGAGSTDLPTHALVGYLHSSFANGSGYTRLADVPGSWDVIDLAFGEPTSPASGDIRFNRCPVAECPNVESDADFKAAIKAKQAAGKKVLISIGGQNGQVQLTTTAARDTFVSSVSNIIDTWGLDGLDIDFEGHSLSLDTNDTDFKNPTTPVIVNLISALKTLKAKYGSKFVLTLAPETFFVQNGYQFYGTGKWGGQDPRCGAYLPVIYALRDDLTLLHVQDYNSGPIMGLDNQYHSMGGADFHIAMTDMLLTGFPVAGDPNNVFPPLRPDQVAIGMPASTDAGNGYVPPSEVTKTLDCLTKKTNCGSYATHGTWPALRGLMTWSVNWDRYSNWEFQTNFDAYFG, encoded by the coding sequence GTGGACCGCGCCCGATCTGCCCTGTACGCAAGGCGTCCCAGATCCGTCCTCGCCCTGCTCACGGCCGCTCTGCTCGCCGTGCCGGGCATCACCGCGCTCTCGTCGGCCGCCCGCGCGGCCGACGCGGACCTCGCGACGAACGGCGGCTTCGAGTCCGGCCTGACCGGCTGGACCTGCACGGCAGGCAGCGGTACGACCGTGAACTCACCTGTCCACAGCGGCAGTTCCGCGCTGCAGGCGACCCCGGCGGGCAGTGACGACGCCCAGTGCGCACAGACCGTCTCCGTCCAGCCGAACTCGACGTACACGCTGTCCGGTTACGTCCGCGGCTCGTACGTCTACCTCGGCGTGAACGGCACCGGCTCCACCGACGTCTCCACCTGGACCCAGTCCGCCCCCGACTGGCAGAAGCTCACCACCACCTTCACCACCGGCGCCGACACGGCGAAGGTCACCATCCACACCCACGGCTGGTACGGCACCGGCGCCTACTACGCCGACGACATCTCCCTGGCCGGCCCGGACGGAACCGGGACCGGCACCGGACAGCCGCCCGCCGCGCCGGCCGGCCTCACGGTCGCGTCCGTCACCTCGTCCTCCGTCGCCCTGTCCTGGTCGCCGGTGACCGGCGCCACGAGCTACACGGTCTACCGCGACGGGGTCAAGTCCCAGACACTGAACAGCACTTCGGCAACCGCCACCGGACTGTCCGCCTCGACGGCGTACAGCTTCCAGGTCACCGCGAGCAACGACGCCGGCGAGTCCGCGAAATCGGCGGTCGTGACCGCGACGACCGGCGCGGGCAGCGGGGGAGGGAGTGGCGCAGGCTCGACGGACCTGCCCACCCACGCCCTCGTCGGCTATCTGCACTCCAGCTTCGCCAACGGCTCCGGCTACACCCGCCTCGCCGACGTACCCGGCAGCTGGGACGTCATCGACCTGGCCTTCGGCGAGCCCACCTCGCCGGCCTCCGGGGACATCCGCTTCAACCGTTGTCCGGTGGCGGAGTGCCCGAACGTCGAGTCCGACGCGGACTTCAAGGCGGCCATCAAGGCGAAGCAAGCGGCCGGCAAGAAGGTGCTGATCTCCATCGGCGGCCAGAACGGCCAGGTCCAGCTGACCACCACCGCCGCCCGCGACACCTTCGTCTCCTCGGTCTCGAACATCATCGACACCTGGGGCCTGGACGGCCTGGACATCGACTTCGAGGGCCACTCGCTGTCGCTCGACACGAACGACACGGACTTCAAGAACCCGACGACCCCCGTGATCGTGAACCTCATCTCGGCCCTGAAGACCCTGAAGGCCAAGTACGGATCGAAGTTCGTCCTGACTCTGGCGCCGGAGACGTTCTTCGTGCAGAACGGCTACCAGTTCTACGGCACCGGCAAGTGGGGTGGCCAGGACCCGCGCTGCGGGGCGTACCTCCCGGTGATCTACGCCCTGCGCGACGACCTCACGCTCCTGCACGTCCAGGACTACAACTCCGGACCGATCATGGGCCTGGACAACCAGTACCACTCCATGGGCGGCGCCGACTTCCACATCGCCATGACCGACATGCTGCTCACCGGCTTCCCGGTGGCGGGGGACCCGAACAACGTCTTCCCGCCCCTGCGCCCCGACCAGGTGGCGATCGGCATGCCGGCGTCGACCGACGCGGGCAACGGCTACGTACCCCCGTCCGAGGTCACGAAGACCCTGGACTGCTTGACGAAGAAGACGAACTGCGGCTCGTACGCGACCCATGGGACCTGGCCGGCGCTGCGCGGTCTGATGACGTGGTCGGTGAACTGGGACCGCTACTCGAACTGGGAGTTCCAGACGAACTTCGACGCGTACTTCGGCTGA
- the gabT gene encoding 4-aminobutyrate--2-oxoglutarate transaminase, producing the protein MTALPQERRVVTAIPGPKSQELQARRTAAVAQGVGSVLPVFTARAGGGIIEDVDGNRLIDFGSGIAVTSVGASAEAVVRRASAQLADFTHTCFMVTPYEGYVEVAEALAELTPGDHAKKSALFNSGAEAVENAVKIARAYTKRQAVVVFDHGYHGRTNLTMALTAKNMPYKHGFGPFAPEVYRVPVAYGYRWPTGAENAGPEAAAQAIDQMSKQVGADNIAAIIIEPVLGEGGFIEPAKGFLPAIRQFAADNGIVFVADEIQSGFCRTGQWFACEDEGIVPDLITTAKGIAGGLPLAAVTGRAEIMDAAHAGGLGGTYGGNPVACAGALGAIETMKELDLNGKARRIEEIMKGRLAAMAEKFDIIGDVRGRGAMIAIELVKDRTTKEPNPEATAALAKACHAEGLLVLTCGTYGNVLRFLPPLVIGEDLLSEGLDIIEQAFARI; encoded by the coding sequence ATGACCGCACTTCCGCAGGAGCGCCGCGTCGTCACCGCCATCCCCGGTCCGAAGTCGCAGGAACTGCAGGCCCGCCGTACCGCCGCGGTCGCGCAGGGCGTGGGCTCGGTGCTGCCCGTCTTCACCGCGCGCGCCGGTGGCGGGATCATCGAGGACGTCGACGGCAACCGGCTCATCGACTTCGGTTCCGGCATCGCCGTGACCTCCGTCGGCGCCTCCGCCGAGGCCGTCGTACGGCGCGCCTCCGCCCAGCTCGCCGACTTCACCCACACCTGTTTCATGGTCACCCCGTACGAGGGCTATGTGGAGGTCGCGGAGGCTCTCGCCGAGCTGACCCCGGGTGACCACGCCAAGAAGTCCGCGCTGTTCAACTCCGGCGCCGAGGCCGTCGAGAACGCCGTCAAGATCGCTCGCGCCTACACCAAGCGGCAGGCCGTGGTGGTGTTCGATCACGGGTATCACGGGCGGACCAACCTGACCATGGCGCTCACCGCCAAGAACATGCCGTACAAGCACGGGTTCGGGCCCTTCGCGCCCGAGGTGTACCGGGTGCCGGTGGCGTACGGCTACCGCTGGCCGACCGGGGCGGAGAACGCCGGCCCCGAGGCCGCCGCGCAGGCCATCGACCAGATGAGCAAGCAGGTCGGCGCGGACAACATCGCCGCGATCATCATCGAGCCGGTTCTCGGCGAGGGCGGCTTCATCGAGCCGGCCAAGGGGTTCCTCCCGGCGATTCGGCAGTTCGCCGCCGACAACGGGATCGTCTTCGTCGCCGATGAGATTCAGTCCGGGTTCTGCCGGACCGGGCAGTGGTTCGCCTGTGAGGACGAGGGGATCGTTCCCGACCTCATCACCACCGCCAAGGGCATCGCCGGCGGGCTTCCGCTCGCCGCCGTCACCGGGCGCGCCGAGATCATGGACGCCGCGCACGCGGGTGGCCTGGGTGGCACCTACGGTGGTAACCCGGTCGCCTGCGCCGGTGCGCTCGGCGCCATCGAGACCATGAAGGAGCTGGACCTCAACGGCAAGGCCCGGCGCATCGAGGAGATCATGAAGGGTCGCCTCGCCGCCATGGCCGAGAAGTTCGACATCATCGGTGACGTGCGTGGGCGCGGCGCCATGATCGCCATCGAGCTGGTCAAGGACCGTACGACCAAGGAGCCGAACCCCGAGGCCACCGCCGCGCTCGCCAAGGCCTGCCACGCCGAGGGCCTGCTGGTCCTGACCTGCGGCACCTACGGCAACGTACTGCGCTTCCTGCCCCCGCTGGTGATCGGCGAGGACCTCCTGAGCGAGGGCCTCGACATCATCGAGCAGGCCTTCGCGCGCATCTGA